A window from Diachasmimorpha longicaudata isolate KC_UGA_2023 chromosome 5, iyDiaLong2, whole genome shotgun sequence encodes these proteins:
- the LOC135162752 gene encoding probable RNA helicase armi yields the protein MFSILSSLKSLLIPTPPIPDLDSIIVQFSKAVDSFAPSNALDPQEVSPVPITGCFYKTGTVTSITSENVLIDDVYFSELTSCDISNLQVGTKVHYLAYQKSPQDEIKVRRILSIYDSAWDDVVEKIQTPVVQNQLMKKAIVAKVIKREGRLVFLEPLNIAINLDSIDSTFVPYVGDWVRVESFVEVDEQSPDLGGIVLEVEKLQPLRCDLKIGNISHFDAKTGTGGVEHDIIFSKISCQPGYIPSVGDKVVCDCIESDQGKYTWRCLSVVPLQINNICDKSEENRALKALEDLDLLMRNKNGVSVSEDLDLFLEVGEEKTLEVVVKNSGAYPQIFYRGIFMSKKSQSQLTLLSPKIDQTQTINPTQTLRFIFKAKAKFVGCTEELFIFSFSGFKIGRNFKITVNARMPSGSPEIIGGSRGKFIVRRDDCDQENYIPGVRPHKPVNFMAVKQRTFKVPNRLWDMILPIINERPPQNEAEVTLAEEIPCLSEGLTINNYRNRFHNLLYLEEISLSIDMQKYDMENAILRARDEFLSLEVPGLSEKRPSLMIGDKAVVSFRWDSSKGAFKYEGCIHKVTSCEVFMKFNQRFHDNYHGEDCQVTFKSSYSSISKCHNAVDLAVENLTREILFPTCVKEKEPQLILQEIEMEEEVKNIPLTPLTENVTVNQGETMIDVWSSTSLNDEKPHIRLEGVNVQTDADDSTHHDPNGSVENHQRVSQIKLPTSSYNQDPKTVFKGALNTSGIPPTTGLKRRKLVWFNKSLNPHQKMAVRNILMGTARPLPYVIFGPPGTGKTITLCEAILQILVTLPQSRLLIATPSNSSANLIAERLLDSGVLKPGDLVRLIAHHCLQDDSIPERLLPYCATGNLASESSVGRSRHYGEGPKVNSTTSVLGRHRITIGTCIALGQLYHMGFPRGHFSHILVDEAGQATEPEIMVPLTLIEAHQGQIILAGDPMQLGPVVNSRFGSSFGLGESFLVRLLQQFPYQRDPEGFTRGFDPRLVTKLIINYRSLPEILQLPNTLFYDSELQASLSAIDSDEANLLEALREDLPERGPRKPPAIVFHGVNGEDKQDADSPSWYNPAEATQVYLYLLKLYEAGVRGEDVGVIAPYQKQVKRIRGLLMELDVTVPKIGSVEEFQGQERKIIILSAVRSGRDFVGDDVKHALGFVASPRRLNVAITRARALLIILGNPNLLKGDPYWRSVIMYCVRNDSYTGCHFVSGAERESIELGDEEKDEEEDLNLDV from the coding sequence ATGTTTTCAATCCTCAGCTCCCTTAAATCCCTGTTGATCCCGACTCCTCCGATTCCAGACCTCGACTCGATCATCGTCCAATTCTCCAAAGCAGTCGACAGCTTCGCTCCCTCCAATGCCCTCGACCCCCAGGAGGTCTCCCCAGTTCCCATTACTGGCTGTTTCTACAAGACAGGAACCGTCACCTCCATCACCAGCGAAAATGTCCTCATCGACGACGTTTACTTCAGCGAACTGACCAGCTGCGATATCTCCAACCTCCAAGTGGGAACCAAGGTACATTATCTGGCTTATCAGAAATCCCCGCAGGATGAAATCAAGGTCAGGCGAATCCTGAGTATCTATGACAGTGCCTGGGATGATGTCGTAGAGAAAATCCAAACACCAGTCGTTCAGAACCAGCTGATGAAGAAAGCAATCGTCGCCAAGGTCATCAAACGAGAGGGCAGACTTGTTTTCCTGGAGCCTCTGAACATCGCCATCAACCTGGACAGCATCGACTCTACCTTCGTTCCATACGTGGGAGATTGGGTGAGAGTTGAGTCATTCGTTGAAGTTGATGAGCAGTCCCCAGACCTTGGGGGAATCGTCCTCGAGGTTGAAAAACTCCAGCCACTAAGATGCGATTTGAAAATCGGAAACATCAGCCATTTCGATGCTAAAACAGGAACAGGAGGAGTCGAACACGATATCATCTTCTCAAAGATCTCGTGTCAACCTGGGTACATTCCTTCAGTTGGAGACAAAGTCGTCTGCGACTGCATCGAGAGCGACCAGGGGAAGTACACCTGGCGGTGCCTCTCCGTGGTGCCCCTCCAAATCAACAACATCTGTGATAAATCTGAGGAAAACCGAGCTCTGAAAGCTCTGGAAGATCTAGATTTATTGATGAGGAACAAAAATGGAGTGAGCGTTTCGGAAGACTTGGACCTTTTCCTCGAAGTCGGTGAAGAGAAAACACTTGAGGTAGTTGTCAAGAATTCTGGGGCGTATCCTCAGATATTCTACAGGGGGATCTTCATGTCCAAGAAGTCTCAGTCCCAGTTGACGCTACTGTCCCCTAAAATTGACCAGACACAAACGATAAATCCCACCCAAACCCTTCGATTTATCTTCAAGGCCAAAGCTAAATTCGTGGGGTGTACCGAGGaacttttcattttctcgTTCAGCGGATTCAAGATTGGAAGGAATTTCAAGATAACAGTTAATGCTAGAATGCCGTCGGGTTCTCCAGAGATCATTGGAGGGAGCAGAGGCAAATTCATTGTCAGAAGAGACGACTGTGATCAGGAGAATTACATTCCCGGTGTGAGACCCCATAAACCCGTAAACTTTATGGCGGTCAAACAGAGAACTTTCAAGGTGCCCAATAGACTATGGGACATGATCCTGCCGATTATCAATGAGAGACCGCCCCAGAATGAAGCTGAAGTAACTCTTGCGGAGGAGATTCCTTGTCTCAGTGAGGGACTGACAATCAACAACTACAGAAATCGTTTTCACAATCTTCTATACCTTGAGGAGATAAGCTTGAGCATTGATATGCAGAAGTACGACATGGAAAACGCGATCCTCAGGGCCAGGGACGAGTTTCTATCCTTAGAAGTTCCAGGGCTATCCGAAAAAAGACCCTCGTTGATGATTGGGGACAAGGCTGTGGTGTCCTTCAGGTGGGACTCGTCCAAGGGCGCTTTTAAATATGAAGGATGCATCCATAAGGTAACCAGCTGCGAGGTGTTTATGAAGTTCAATCAGAGGTTCCATGATAATTATCATGGTGAGGACTGCCAAGTGACGTTCAAGAGCTCTTATTCATCGATCTCCAAGTGTCATAATGCTGTCGATCTAGCAGTGGAGAATCTGACGAGGGAGATTTTGTTCCCAACGTGTGTTAAGGAGAAGGAGCCTCAGTTGATTCTTCAGGAGATTGAAATGGAAGAAGAAGTCAAGAACATACCATTGACACCACTAACTGAAAATGTTACTGTCAATCAGGGTGAGACAATGATTGACGTATGGTCCTCGACTTCACTCAATGACGAAAAACCTCACATAAGACTCGAAGGGGTCAATGTACAAACAGACGCTGACGACTCCACTCATCACGATCCGAATGGTTCCGTGGAAAATCATCAGAGAGTATCACAAATAAAACTTCCAACATCTTCATACAACCAAGACCCCAAAACGGTCTTCAAAGGCGCTCTGAACACTTCTGGAATCCCTCCAACTACAGGTCTCAAACGAAGAAAACTCGTATGGTTCAACAAGTCCCTAAACCCTCACCAGAAAATGGCTGTAAGGAATATCCTCATGGGTACGGCTCGTCCCCTCCCTTATGTGATCTTCGGACCCCCAGGGACAGGAAAAACCATCACACTTTGCGAGGCGATTCTCCAGATCCTGGTGACACTTCCCCAGAGTCGTTTGCTCATCGCCACGCCCTCCAATTCCTCAGCGAACCTCATCGCAGAGCGTCTGCTGGACTCCGGTGTCTTGAAACCTGGAGATCTAGTGAGGCTGATTGCCCACCACTGCCTCCAAGACGATTCCATTCCCGAGAGACTGCTCCCCTATTGCGCAACTGGAAACTTAGCCTCAGAGAGTTCAGTTGGACGTTCCAGACACTACGGTGAGGGCCCTAAGGTAAACAGCACGACCAGCGTCCTTGGTAGGCACCGGATAACGATTGGAACTTGCATAGCATTGGGGCAATTGTACCACATGGGCTTCCCCCGCGGTCATTTCTCCCACATCCTCGTGGACGAGGCTGGGCAGGCAACAGAGCCCGAGATAATGGTCCCCCTGACCTTGATCGAGGCTCATCAAGGACAGATCATCCTCGCTGGGGATCCTATGCAGCTAGGGCCTGTGGTTAACAGCAGGTTCGGCTCCTCCTTTGGACTGGGGGAGTCCTTTCTCGTGAGATTACTCCAGCAATTCCCTTATCAAAGGGATCCGGAAGGATTTACACGAGGATTCGACCCCAGATTAGTGACCAAATTGATCATCAATTATCGGAGTCTTCCAGAGATCCTGCAACTTCCAAATACCCTTTTCTATGATTCCGAACTTCAAGCGAGTCTGTCTGCTATTGACAGCGATGAAGCTAATCTTTTGGAAGCCCTGAGGGAGGACCTCCCTGAGAGAGGACCGAGGAAACCTCCTGCTATCGTATTTCATGGAGTTAATGGAGAAGACAAACAGGACGCAGACAGCCCCAGTTGGTATAATCCTGCAGAAGCTACGCAAGTTTATCTGTACTTGCTGAAGCTTTATGAGGCTGGAGTCAGGGGCGAGGACGTTGGGGTCATTGCTCCCTATCAGAAGCAAGTCAAAAGGATCAGAGGATTGTTGATGGAGCTGGATGTGACGGTCCCCAAGATCGGCAGTGTCGAAGAGTTTCAGGGACAGGAGAGAAAGATTATCATACTGTCTGCTGTCAGGTCTGGGAGGGATTTCGTGGGAGATGATGTTAAACACGCACTCGGATTCGTGGCCTCTCCTAGAAGGCTGAATGTTGCTATCACCAGAGCTAGGGCCCTGTTAATCATCCTCGGGAATCCAAACCTGCTGAAGGGAGATCCTTACTGGAGAAGTGTGATCATGTACTGTGTTAGAAACGACAGTTATACTGGATGTCATTTTGTCAGCGGAGCGGAGAGAGAGAGCATAGAATTGGGTGATGAAGAGAAAGACGAGGAGGAAGATCTCAATCTAGACGTGTAG